CATTCAAGAGCGAGTTTGGATCATTCGAACGAAGATGGCATAACACAGCGTAAACGAGTGGCCTCTTTCCGATAAAGGCAAACCCATTGTGAAGTGGGGACGCAAAGCCACGGGTCAGAATTTCTGATAGCCGGGTTACCGAAGAAAGGGAACGTGCGGGACTGGGGCCTCTGTTTGTGTGCGAAGGAGGTATCCCATGTCCGATGTTCGTGCGGGGAGTCGTCTCAAAAGGTGTCTAGCGTGGTGTCTACTTGGCAGTTGCCTCCTTTTTCTCCCGCCGGGGGCACAAGCCGCCACCAGTAATTCGGCCACTCTCCAATGGACTGCCAATCAAGAGGCCAATTTAGCGGGGTATCGGATCTATCGAGGAACCAACCCCGGGGTCTATGGGGTTCCCACGACGGTCGGGAAGATCACGACCTATCAATATACCCAATTACTCACGGACAAAACGCACTATTTTACGGTTACCGCGTTCGATGCCTCGGGCAATGAAAGTCTTCCCTCTCCCGAGGTGAAAAAATATATCGCCCCGTCCTCCCCCTCTTCCGGTACTTCTAGTCCGCCGCCGTCCTCCTCACTCAGCATATCGAACCTGACCGTTGCCAGTGGCGCAACGTATATGGTGTCCGCGGCCGGCCTCCAAGCCGGGGGAAGGGTATATCGCGATCGCGCCTATACATTTACCACGGTCCCTACGAGTGTGCAGGGCGCGGCCTATATCCAAACGGCCAATAATGATAAAGCGGCCACGACGACGGCCTTCCTGCGCTTTACGGTGAATCAACCGGTGTCTGTCACGGTGGCCTATGACGTGCGCCTGACACCGAAACCGTCGTGGTTGAGCAGCTTTACCGATACGGGCAAGAATCTGGTGACCTCGGATACGACTCTCCGCCTCTATGCTCGGGCCTTTCCGGCCGGGACGATTACGCTCGGGGGCAACGCCAGCGGGGGGGACGGCAGCATGTATTCCGTCATCGTTCAACCAGCGGAGGGCCCCATTCCCGATATCACGCCTCCCACGGTCGCCCTGGTTGGCATCCAAAATGGGAAGTCCCTGAGTGGCACCGTTACTGTATCCGCCATCGCCACAGATAATATTGGAGTGGTGGGTGTACAATTTCGACTTAATGGGAAAAATCTGGGGGTGGAAGATACGACACTCCCCTTTTCGCAAATATGGAACACGACTGGAGTGGCTCCCGGTCAATATACCTTGACCGCGATTGCCCGCGATGCGGCGGGCAATACCACAAGCTCAGCTCCGGTTACCGGAACCGTCGCCAATCCAATTACGCCACCAACACCTATTTCCACAAACAATCCAACTACAAGCCCATTAGCTATAACCAACCTGACCGTCGCTAGTGGGGCAGCGTATGGGGTGTCCGCCTCCGGCCTTCGCGCCGGAGGGACGGTGTATCGCGATCGCGCCTATACATTTACCACGGTTCCTACGAGTGTGCAGGGCGCGGCCTATATCCAAACGGCCAATAATGATAAAGCGGCCACAACGGCGGCCTTCCTGCGCTTTACGGTAAATCAACCGGTGTCCGTCACGGTGGCCTATGACGTGCGGCTGACTCCGAAACCGTCGTGGTTGAGCAGCTTTACCGATACGGGCAAGAATCTGGTGACCTCAGATACGACCCTCCACCTCCATGCTCGAGCCTTTCCAGCCGGGACGATCACGCTCGGCGGCAATGCCGGCGGGGGGAGTGGCAGTATGTATTCCGTCATCGTTCAACCCTCAGCACCTGGTACCACCACTGTTGCCAATCCAACTACGTCTTCATTGACCATATCGAACCTGACCGTTGCCAGTGGCGCAGCGTATGGCGTGTCCGCCGCCGGCCTTCGCGCCGGGGGGACGGTGTACCGCGATCGCGCCTATACATTTACCACGGTTCCCACGAGTGTGCAGGGTGCGGCCTATATCCAAACGGCCAATAATGATAAAGCGGCCACAACGGCGGCCTTCCTGCGCTTTACGGTGAATCAACCGGTGTCCGTCACGGTCGCCTACGACGTGCGGCTGACTCCGAAACCGTCGTGGTTGAGCAGCTTTACCGATACGGGCAAGAATCTGGTGACCTCGGATACGACCCTTCACCTCTTTGCTCGGCCCTTTCCGGCTGGGACGATCACGCTCGGGGGCAATGCCAGTGGGAAGGGCGGCAGCATGTATTCCGTCATTGTTCAACCCTCGTTCCCGTTAACTATTTCCAACCTGATCGTTGCCAATGGGGCAGCGTATGGCGTGTCCGCCGCCGGCCTTCGCGCCGGGGGGACGGTGTACCGCGATCGCGCCTATACATTTACCACGGTCCCTACGAGTGTGCAGGGTGCGGCCTATATCCAAACGGCCAATAATGATAAAGCGGCCACAACGGCGGCCTTCCTGCGCTTTACGGTGAATCAACCGGTGTCCGTCACGGTGGCCTATGACGTGCGGCTGACTCCGAAACCGTCGTGGTTGAGCGCCTTTACCGATACGGGCAAGAATCTGGTGACCTCGGATACGACTCTCCGCCTCTATGCTCGAGCCTTTCCCGCCGGGACGATCACGCTCGGCGGCAATGCCGGCGTGGGGAGCGGCAGTATGTATTCCGTCATCGTCCAACCTCTGGTCCAATGATGTTGTGTTGGAAGAATTCGATTCATCAATTGAGCTTTGTGCCCCGATTGTCCGCACTTATCCGAGGCCGAAGGCCATGATCCAAAATTTGAATCCGAGGTGGGTCCTGTGAAGGGGATGAGATGCCGTCTGGGTTTTCGTTGAAGGAATGCTTCGCCAACGGATCTTTGCGTGTTCCAAACCAGAGGGCCTCGTCCAACAAAGTTCGAGCCTTCACGCCTTGCGCACGTCTCGAGGATGTGGACGAAGACCCGTCAAACGGGCCGTGCAAGAACAATCATGATTGGACGGCAAGTGCCAGAAGAATTCTCCAACCTCCCCTGCCTGGGTCATGCCTAAAGGCTTTTGGGGATCCACCGATAAAGCCCGTGATGTCAAGAAAGTCCGTGTCTTCTCACATTCAAGAGCGAGTTTGGATCATTCGAACGAAGATGGCATAACACAGCGTAAACGAGTGGCCTCTTTCCGATAAAGGCAAACCCATTGTGAAGTGGGGACGCAAAGCCACGGGTCAGAATTTCTGATAGCCGGGTTACCGAAGAAAGGGAACGTGCGGGACTGGGGCCTCTGTTTGTGTGCGAAGGAGGTATCCCATGTCCGATGTTCGTGCGGGAAGTCGTCTCAAAAGGTGTCTAGCGTGGTGTCTACTTGGCAGTTGCCTTCTTTTTCTCCCGCCGGGGGCACAAGCCGCCACCAGTGATTCGGCCACTCTCCAATGGACCGCCAATCAAGAGGCCAATTTAGCGGGGTATCGGATCTATCGAGGAACCAACCCCGGGGTCTATGGGGTTCCCACGACGGTCGGGAAGATCACGACCTATCAATATACCCAATTACTCACGGACAAAACGCACTATTTTACGGTTACCGCGTTCGATGCCTCGGGCAATGAAAGTCTTCCCTCTCCCGAGGTGAAAAAATATATCGCCCCGTCCTCCCCCTCTTCCGGTACTTCTAGTCCGCCGCCGTCCTCCTCACTCAGCATATCGAACCTGACCGTTGCCAGTGGCGCAACGTATATGGTGTCCGCGGCCGGCCTCCAAGCCGGGGGGACGGTGTATCGCGACCGCGCCTACACATTTACCACGGTCCCTACGAGTGTGCAGGGCGCGGCCTATATCCAAACGGCCAATAATGATAAAGCGGCCACAACGGCGGCCTTCCTCCGCTTTACGGTGAATCAACCGGTGTCTGTCACGGTGGCCTATGACGTGCGGCTGACTCCGAAACCGTCGTGGTTGAGCAGCTTTACCGATACGGGCAAGAATCTGGTGACCTCGGATACGACTCTCCGCCTCTATGCTCGGGCCTTTCCGGCCGGGACGATCACGCTCGGGGGCAACGCCAGCGGGGGGGGCGGCAGCATGTATTCCGTCATCGTTCAACCAGCGGAGGGCCCCGCTCCCGATATCACGCCTCCCACTACTAATGTGCTTTGGCGCAATGCGAGTAGCGGTGAAGTCGCTGTTTGGCGGATGAATGGGCTGACTATTACATCGGTCGGTTTCCCTGGAAGTACTTCTACGGAATGGAAGATTAAGCAGGTGGGAGATATGAATGGTGATGGTGAGGGCGACATCCTTTGGCAGAACACCATAAGTGGAATGGTGGGTATTTGGCTTATGAAGGAGGGGACCATACAATCGTTCGGCTTTCTTGGGGGTGTTTCAGCCGAATGGGTGGTTAAGGGGATCGGTGATATCAATGGGGATGGCAAAGGGGATGTGATCTGGCGCAATTCGGATAGTGGAATGGTGACCGTCTGGTTTATGGATGGGCTGTCGATTCGCTCTGTGGGATTTCTTGGGGGCACTCCAACAGTGTGGAAAATAGAGCAAGTGGGTGATATCAATGGCGATGGGAGGGCCGACCTTGTTTGGCAGAATCGGACGAATGGCACAGTGGCGGTCTGGTTAATGAATGGGTTGGCCATTACGTCGGTGGGATTTCCCGCAAGCACTTCGCTGGAATGGGAAATTCAACTTCTCGGAGATGTCAATGGGGACAGTAAACGGGATGTGATCTGGCGCAATAAAAAAACTGGAATGGTGTCGGTGTGGCTGATGAACGGGGCGATGACACCCTTGACAGGTTTTATAGGAGGCATTCCCCTCGAATGGGAAATTAGGCAGGTGAGTGATGCGGATGGAGATGGTAAGGGAGATGTAATCTTACAAAATCGGACAAATGGCAAGGTGGCGGTGTGGCTGATGGATGGTTTGAAAATCGGTTCGGTGGGGTTTCCGGGCAGTACCCCGGTAAACTGGGAAATCCAAAAATAAGATGAGTGGTTACAACATCTCAAATCGGGTCGGATTTCAAAAAGTGATTGGCCTGGGTTACGCGCAGGGATGAGCGATGACATATCGGATTCAACGAAAGCTAAGGAGCGGACGCCACTTCATCATGGTGTGTGGCGGAGCACTCCTGGGCATCAGTCTATGCGGACTGCCGGATTGGGCGTTGGCCTTTGATCGGCAGATTCCGCTCCATGTCGATTCCGGACGATTGACCGGTCAGTTGCACCAGGTATCACTGCGCACAGTCCTTGCTCACTTGCATAAAGAATTGGGCCTGGATTATGTGGCACCGGATGCAGAATTGGAGAAAGTCATTTCTGTGAGGTTACAGAATGAACCTTTGCCCAGGGCACTCTCCAAGATCCTGGTTCAGTGGGACTATGCTTTTACATTGAATGCGGCTGGAAAAATCACCACACTCCATGTGATGGCTAAGGTGTCACCAGAAGTATCCCTATCAGATAAAAAAGTTAGAGGCCGGGGACGGGAACCTTCCGGGCAAAAGATTAGTGCAGTCCCAAAAAACGGGTTAGCAGGCCATGGTTTAGATAGGGAGCGTGAAAATCAGATGAATAAGAATGTGTCCAGATCTGAACGGCCATCTCATGGGAAGCGAAGGTCCGGTGGACAGTTGTTCGCCATAAGGAATGCTCCTATGGAGATTCGTCCACCTGCACATGGGGCATCCATGCCAATTTCCCCAGCCAATAGTAGAGACATGCCGATAACTCCGGCGGGAAGTAGTGAGCGCGCGATGAAGATCATTCCTCCGACGGCGTATCCTCCAATGAATATTCAACCCGTGTCGAAGCATAGGCAACAAGAAATGCTTCTTCCCCTGAGCCCATAAAGTCGAACCAATATCTCTCCCCTCCGTCTTGCCACTTATTGGCAGGACAGGCTCCTCTAAATTTTCAAGGAGGAAGAACAGAACTATTACGCAAGCGTATTTAGCAGTGAGCTTGGTATATTCAGGGAATGATTCTTACTAATTAGTGCGGACCTTTTCTGTTGAAAGATTCGTATGGCTAACGGCAGAGCCTGATTTCTGCTTATGCCATGCCGACATTCTGACCTTGAGTAGGGGTCGTGTTGTTCTGGGTATACCCCATTTCCCTTTGCCTATTCTCCCCTTTTGAATGAAGTCTTTTTTCAGAGAAGTCTTAAAAATTCGGAAAATGGTCCGTTTACCTCCTTCTCAGTATTCTCAGGTTGTTCAATCAGGAGTAGTCCTGCTGGATGGGCCATTCTGAACACGCCATCTTTTGATTCTGCGTTGGATTTAAAATACGTTGTGCCTCTGCCACTGGAAAGTCATGGAAAAAGTTGTTTTGGAGGAAAGAGGGAGATTCTGAGCACTCACGGAATGATGCTCACGAGTAACATGGCAGATGTCTGGTTGGATTGTGTTTGAGAATAAGAGGTGTTCATTTGCTGGTTGTGTGCGATTTTGAGACTGAGGGTTTGTTGCCGATGGTTCAGATGCAAGTAGTCCCTAACGTCTTTTTTGAATAACAGCGAAATGTCATAGATTTGAGGGTTTGATGGGGTATTAGTGCGTTGCTTGAGAACATATTGTCCGAGAATGGAAACATGCAAGGAGTCATCTACAGCAAGATAGGCGTACCCGAGTTTAGCCGCAAGGGTGTCAGTACGAAGCGCATCAAATCGATTCAGGTCCCTGGCGAATTCAACTCCGGGATTAAACGTCGAAGTTGGGGAAACCCGGAAATTTGAGCCAAGCCTGGCAAAGAAGCGATCGTTTACCATAGTCCCACGGGATTTGACTCGCCGAGTATATCCCCACTGGGGGGTGAGATCTACCGGTTCTAATAAATTCAAAGTGCCCCTCATCTTGGTTCCGATTTCTTCCTCTGATTCATTCTCCACAAAATCATTTTGAGACGTTTTATAGTATGAGGACCAATTGCCTTTACCCGCTCCGTATAGGAACGACAGATTTGCCGAAATGGATTCTGTGGAAATGGCATCGGAGAGAGGCCCCTCGGGTCGAGTGAAGATGTCTGTCTGTTGCCGGGCATATCCAAGGGATAGGCTGGGCCAATTGGGAGCGGCCAAGAGCAATGAAAATTTTTGCTGGGTAGCGATGGTCTGGGCACGGGCAAGATCCCCTTCCACATTACTGGTGAACCGGCTGAGTTCAATCTTGGGAGTAACGAGGGGAAGATTCCATTCCCACATTAGTCCTCCTCCTACCCGATCATTGGGTGTCGTAAATGAAGTGTTTCCGGCTTCCAGCCCAGAGAAGCCATACTGGGCCTGGTACTTCATACTGGCTGTGGTCCCTTTAAGGACGATTTGAGCACCCATGCGGTTGGTCAAGGGCGTTGCGGAATTTTCCGTGACAAAGGGATCCCGATACACCATCTGGACTCCAGCGGACAGGGCTTCATGAAAAAGAGGAATGTCATTTGAAGCTTCATACAAACTGCTACCACCTTGGCTCGCCAGAGAGGGCATATCTCGAGCGTTCTGAAGGTTGAAAGGTTCACGTTTTTGGTTAAAGTTGAAACGAGTGAGAGCATATTCATCCTTGGATACAGTACAGGGCGTGCTTGGGGAGAAGAAGGGTGAGGAATGTCCCAAAGAGGAATAGATTGGAGAACTGCATCCTTTGGAAGATGAATCTGTTCGCACACCTAGCCGATCAATGTGCGGGATCGTATCCGCAGAAAAGGCCGAGCCGCTTGGAAACGGGAGAAGTAGACTTCCCATTACTAACCAGAGAACAGTCCGCACCATCACCTGCCCCCATCATTATGTTTTTTTCTCCTATCCTTATCGGTAAGCAACCCAGATGCCGTAGGGCAAAATGGGCAGAAATTTCCTCCAAAATTGTTGTTATTCGTCAGAAGATAAATAAAAGAGTTGATCTCATTACTAATATTTCAGATTGCAACAATTCTGGAGTTGGAAAATTTTTCCCAGGTGCGGGAAACCTGAGTGAATCTGCGGGATTCCAGACACAGGTTCCCTGTGCTTTTATAACCACAAAGGAATTGTGGTGATACAGAAACGATATAAAGTAGAGGCAGATAGCGGACACCCCAAAAAATCGGTGAATCAGGTGTCTATCCCGCCTTTGCAAATCCTGAAATAATCGAAAATCTGTATCCAAAAGTCACAAAGGATGCCCAAAACGATATAATGTCGACCCCTGGTCATTCATTTTTTAACATTGGACAATCTGCGCAGCCGGATCTTTAAAAACCAATGGATTTGTATAATCCTAACGGGCAGACCATTCGATAGGGACAATTTCTTGGGGTCGTTGGGAGGAAAATTCGATAGATTAGAGATACAGGATTGGATTTGGCATCAGAGATGTGTTTGGCCTAAAGGTATTCCAATGCGTAAACACCGCTGCATGTTCAAAACGTTATGCCCCCAAAAAGGGATGTGGGAAGTAGTGAATACAGATGTTTGCTTTTTTCATCTCATCAAGTATTGGAGGAGTTTGGACATTCTGAAAAGTCTCGGAATTCAGAAAGAATCAGGTCCCGTAATGATATTCAGTTTCTTGAGACTAAGGAGTATGCTCACTTTGATGGGAAGATATCTATTTTTAACTCCTCAAAACCCGTGAGTTCTTAAACGAATGGGTGATAAAATGGAGGTATTGATGAAAGGAATGAAGTATTTTTTATTCAACATAGGATTGGCGGTACTGTTAATAGGGGGAATGGCGGCCTTGTCTCAAGAGAGTCTTGCAACAGAAAAGACTCAATATGCTAAAGCCACATTTGCCGGAGGCTGCTTCTGGTGCATGGAAGAGGTGTACGAAAAAGTTGATGGAGTGGTATCTGTAGTCTCCGGGTATACGGGAGGACACCTGTCCAATCCAACCTATGAGCAAGTTTCGGCCGGAGGAACTGGGCATGCTGAAGCCGTTGAAGTGACCTACGATCCCACCAAGGTCACGTATCAACGTCTGTTGGAGATGTTTTGGCATAATGTTGACCCTACGACGCCGAATGCACAGTTCTGTGATCATGGCAATCAATATCGAACCGCAATCTTCTACCATGATGAAAAACAAAAAATGTTAATCGACGAATCCAAGCTGGCAGTGGAGAGTTCCAAATCATTTCCGCAACCAATCGTGACCGAGATTGTTCCGTTTTCGGTTTTCTTTTCTGCCGAAGACTATCATCAGGATTTTTATGAAAAAAATCCCGTCCGGTACAAATTTTATAAATGGAATTGTGGACGTTCGCAACGTTTGGAGGAGTTGTGGGGAAAGCCATAATTCTCCCTTAGGTCATCAACCCGCCCCTTTCTGGCATTTACTTTATAGTCTTGGATTTGGAAGGGTGGTAGACTTTTTCTTGTTCTCCTTGACCTTTAACAGCCTGCACAAACCCTGTGAGCTTGTCTGACATGATTCACGTTGCTGTCGTCGGACGACTTCTTTTTTCTTCAGCCTGCTCTCGGTCAATGGGGGAGTAGAGTGGGGCCAGTGTTCCTCCTTTTTGATAATTCTACAATGGAATTTAATGGGGAGGCACTGGATTGAAATTTAAGAGTTCAGGTTATTGTTGAAATCCATGCAAGTGAAGTGTGGAAAAAGTTTTAGGAAATCTTGGACAAATCTATCCTGTCCGGAAAAAAAGACAATCAACGTGTTTATTAATTCACCCTCCCTTCAGTCATGGTATTGCCAATAAGAATGAGCAATGCCCCAAAACCGCATTAGCCCTTCCCCCCCTTTTTGGCTGTTGGATCGCGATTCTTCAAGCCTCGGCACGGACACATGCCCAATTCATAACCGACATCCTCAGTTGTAGTCTGATATATTCCTTTCCACTGAATGAAGGCCAGATTGAATGACTCCTGCCTTAACACCCGAAGTATGAAAAAGTCTCGCAGCCTAGGATCGAAAAAGGTAATTCTCTCTTCGCGGATGGGCCGGGTGATGTGTGTGTGGAGATGGATGGGAGTGGTGCTCTCTCTTTCTATTTTGGGTTGTCAGATGCGAGAGGTACAACCAACATTTAAGAATGAATGTGGGATTCTTCGTTCCAACGTTGATTGGTCCAATCGGATGAAGGTGTTGAATCTCTTAAGCCTGGCCTTTTCCCAAAAATGCGATGCCGCAGTCATTGAGTACACGGAACAAGTCCAATCTGGATTTCGCGATAAGACTTTTTCTTTTTCACGTGAAATGGCTGGAGTCTTTTTATCTGATGGGGTGCTTACGGAGTATGTGTTGGAATCGTATGAACGGGCATATTTAAGCCTTTTGCTTGCCGCGAGTTATCTGAGGACCGGACATATCGAGGACGCAAAAGTGGAATTACGGCGGTTGGACCATGAACTGTTCGCCCCGCTGTACAATTTTGGTGAAGACCCTGTCAATCTTGTGCTTTCCGCCGTGCTATGGGAAGTTCTTAATGAACCAGGAGATGCCAGAACCGATTGGTTCAGGCTGGCGGAGCCCACCAGTTCTTTTCTTCTGCATGTGCCTCCTGCTCTTCAATCGTTTGCCCAAAAGCAGGTGATCAGGCTGGATCAGGGTGCCCGTCCCACCCCCCGGTGGGAGGTCTATGGGGTTGGTCGCTTTCCTGAGGTCGATTGGGATTTCAAATTGTTTGGCGCTCCCAATGGATACTTTGTGATTCATCCCAATCCGCCTTTTCAGGAGTTGTGTATTTCTGAAACGGGCCTACGTCTTTCAACGGAAAGTTGGTTTGCAAAAATCGCGCACAGGCATGATCATGCTTACCACCCTCTTTTGAACATTCAGAGTTGGATTCGTTTACCTGTCGGCGTGGTTTATGGATTAGTGCCTTTTTCTCTTGGGGTCGGGGTGGCTGTTGGTGGATGTGCGGGGGCAGCGTCACTTGGAGGAAGAGGTAGTGGTGATGTGTGTGCCTTATCTATTCTGGGTGGCACGCAGTTAATGCAAGTTGCTCCCACAGTGTTTCAGAATACCGTACGTCCGGATTTACGTCATTGGGAGCTACTCCCTGCAGCGATTATTGTCACTCAGAAATCCGATTTGGGCTCTGAGCCCTGTGATAGTCATCAGGCTCGGTTGCACCATTTGGTGACTCATGCTCCTGCCCCTCCTTTTCGTTCTTAGAAATAGGCCATTTCTTCAGAACCATTTCATTTCGACGGGATTGCCTCCTTCCGGGTTAGTGGTCCATGCCAGTTTACATAAAATGGATTAGGGCGATGTGTATTTAATTGGTCATGAGGCGTACGGAAATTTTGAGAGCCAATTGTCCAAAAGGATATCGCCCCAGAATGAAATGGTTTCTAGTGATTTTATCCGTTTAGATACAATGTGTATCGAAAAAGAGAAGGTATGAATAGCAAAGGATAAGATGACAGATCGACAAAGAAGAATACGAGCTGGATATTCCCTAGGTTTTTTCTTAACCCCCCCATGTATGTCATACTGCATTATCATGGGAATAGGTCTTGCTTATATGAAAGGAATACCTTATGACATACACACCATTGGAAGATGCTCGACTGTTTCCTTTTAGGCCAACCGGGTTAATTGGGTCTCTTCGACTTGGCCTGACCTTGTTAGCAATGGGGGTCATGATGATGGGGGCCAGCAAGGGGTGTGCAGAGGCCAAGCCTCCGGAAACCCTAGCTCCTGCTCCTCAAAGTATTGCGGTTTATGCTCTTTCGCGTGGAAAGGGCGTACCTGATCAAGCCATAGAGGTGCTGGCCGACTCTCGCACCCTTCTCAAGTCCGCCCAGGAACGCGGGGAGGTCCGGCGATTGGTTGAGCAACGTATTGGAATAGAAGGGGAGACAAAGCTCTGCGCGGAATTTTCGGATGTGGATTCGGCTCATTCAATAATTGAGCAAATTCAACAACTCGGCGAGGGAGTGGATTTGATCAACATAAAAGTTGAGCCCTGTCCTCCATGATCAACCTCTTTCTCCATGAATCTTGTTTGGGGTAGACGCCATCAATTGGTTTCCCGGGTTCTCTTGTTGATCAGCAGGGAGGTCCATCATTACTTTCAAAGGAGTGGAACTATGAAAAATTGTCGATTTTTTCTCAATCAGACATTAACGGTGATAGGAATAGTCATCGGATTGACTGCCTGTTCCCAACTCCATACAAC
Above is a window of Candidatus Nitrospira neomarina DNA encoding:
- a CDS encoding Ig-like domain-containing protein, which produces MSDVRAGSRLKRCLAWCLLGSCLLFLPPGAQAATSNSATLQWTANQEANLAGYRIYRGTNPGVYGVPTTVGKITTYQYTQLLTDKTHYFTVTAFDASGNESLPSPEVKKYIAPSSPSSGTSSPPPSSSLSISNLTVASGATYMVSAAGLQAGGRVYRDRAYTFTTVPTSVQGAAYIQTANNDKAATTTAFLRFTVNQPVSVTVAYDVRLTPKPSWLSSFTDTGKNLVTSDTTLRLYARAFPAGTITLGGNASGGDGSMYSVIVQPAEGPIPDITPPTVALVGIQNGKSLSGTVTVSAIATDNIGVVGVQFRLNGKNLGVEDTTLPFSQIWNTTGVAPGQYTLTAIARDAAGNTTSSAPVTGTVANPITPPTPISTNNPTTSPLAITNLTVASGAAYGVSASGLRAGGTVYRDRAYTFTTVPTSVQGAAYIQTANNDKAATTAAFLRFTVNQPVSVTVAYDVRLTPKPSWLSSFTDTGKNLVTSDTTLHLHARAFPAGTITLGGNAGGGSGSMYSVIVQPSAPGTTTVANPTTSSLTISNLTVASGAAYGVSAAGLRAGGTVYRDRAYTFTTVPTSVQGAAYIQTANNDKAATTAAFLRFTVNQPVSVTVAYDVRLTPKPSWLSSFTDTGKNLVTSDTTLHLFARPFPAGTITLGGNASGKGGSMYSVIVQPSFPLTISNLIVANGAAYGVSAAGLRAGGTVYRDRAYTFTTVPTSVQGAAYIQTANNDKAATTAAFLRFTVNQPVSVTVAYDVRLTPKPSWLSAFTDTGKNLVTSDTTLRLYARAFPAGTITLGGNAGVGSGSMYSVIVQPLVQ
- a CDS encoding FG-GAP-like repeat-containing protein, giving the protein MSDVRAGSRLKRCLAWCLLGSCLLFLPPGAQAATSDSATLQWTANQEANLAGYRIYRGTNPGVYGVPTTVGKITTYQYTQLLTDKTHYFTVTAFDASGNESLPSPEVKKYIAPSSPSSGTSSPPPSSSLSISNLTVASGATYMVSAAGLQAGGTVYRDRAYTFTTVPTSVQGAAYIQTANNDKAATTAAFLRFTVNQPVSVTVAYDVRLTPKPSWLSSFTDTGKNLVTSDTTLRLYARAFPAGTITLGGNASGGGGSMYSVIVQPAEGPAPDITPPTTNVLWRNASSGEVAVWRMNGLTITSVGFPGSTSTEWKIKQVGDMNGDGEGDILWQNTISGMVGIWLMKEGTIQSFGFLGGVSAEWVVKGIGDINGDGKGDVIWRNSDSGMVTVWFMDGLSIRSVGFLGGTPTVWKIEQVGDINGDGRADLVWQNRTNGTVAVWLMNGLAITSVGFPASTSLEWEIQLLGDVNGDSKRDVIWRNKKTGMVSVWLMNGAMTPLTGFIGGIPLEWEIRQVSDADGDGKGDVILQNRTNGKVAVWLMDGLKIGSVGFPGSTPVNWEIQK
- the msrA gene encoding peptide-methionine (S)-S-oxide reductase MsrA; this translates as MKGMKYFLFNIGLAVLLIGGMAALSQESLATEKTQYAKATFAGGCFWCMEEVYEKVDGVVSVVSGYTGGHLSNPTYEQVSAGGTGHAEAVEVTYDPTKVTYQRLLEMFWHNVDPTTPNAQFCDHGNQYRTAIFYHDEKQKMLIDESKLAVESSKSFPQPIVTEIVPFSVFFSAEDYHQDFYEKNPVRYKFYKWNCGRSQRLEELWGKP